One genomic segment of Ricinus communis isolate WT05 ecotype wild-type chromosome 5, ASM1957865v1, whole genome shotgun sequence includes these proteins:
- the LOC8273419 gene encoding phosphatidylinositol transfer protein 3, which produces MFLRRKHSQNHQNDAAQRDAKVKELREALGPLSGCSLKYCTDACLRRYLEARNWNVDKARKMLEETLKWRAAYKPEEIRWHEISHEGETGKVFRANFHDRHGRTVLIMRPGMQNTTCAEDNIRHLVYLIENGILNLAESQEQMSWLIDFTGLSLSNNVSVRTSRDIINILQNHYPERLAIAFLYNPPRIFEAFWKAVKYFLDPKTFQKVKFVYPKNKDSVELMSSLFDADNLPGEFGGKTTMNYDHEEFSRMMAQDDVKTAKFWGFDDKPSYVANGHLGSQVAPDPAPLAPPAC; this is translated from the exons ATGTTTCTGCGAAGAAAGCATTCACAGAATCATCAGAATGACGCCGCTCAAAGAGATGCAAAG GTCAAGGAACTCAGGGAAGCTCTTGGACCTTTATCCGGGTGTAGTTTGAAGTACTGTACCGATGCTTGCCTGAGGAGATATCTGGAAGCTCGAAACTGGAATGTTGACAAGGCACGTAAAATGTTGGAAGAGACCCTCAAATGGAGGGCTGCTTACAAGCCTGAAGAAATCCGCTGG CATGAAATATCACATGAAGGTGAGACAGGTAAAGTCTTCAGGGCAAATTTTCATGATCGACATGGGAGGACTGTACTTATAATGAGACCGGGGATGCAG AACACAACTTGTGCAGAAGACAATATCCGCCATTTGGTCTATCTTATTGAAAATGGCATCCTTAACCTAGCTGAGAGTCAAGAACAAATGTCTTGGCTGATAGACTTCACTGGATTGTCCTTGAGCAATAATGTCTCCGTTAGAACATCTCGTGATATCATTAACATTTTACAGAATCACTACCCTGAGAGGCTTGCTATTGCATTTCTCTATAATCCACCTAGAATCTTTGAGGCATTCTGGAAG GCTGTGAAGTACTTCCTAGATCCTAAAACTTTCCAGAAGGTGAAATTTGTTTATCCAAAGAACAAAGACAGTGTGGAGCTGATGAGTTCTTTGTTTGATGCCGACAACCTTCCTGGCGAATTCGGGGGGAAAACCACAATGAATTATGACCATGAGGAGTTCTCTCGCATGATGGCCCAAGACGATGTAAAAACTGCAAAGTTCTGGGGATTTGATGATAAGCCAAGCTACGTTGCTAATGGCCATCTGGGGTCTCAGGTGGCGCCAGATCCAGCACCTCTTGCCCCACCTGCTTGTTGA